Proteins from a genomic interval of Terriglobia bacterium:
- a CDS encoding winged helix-turn-helix domain-containing protein, translated as MSSGPVRILETVRFGEDFELDQRAYELRRSGRVLKLERIPTELLLLLVEQRDSIVTREQIVERIWGAGVFLDTDNSINGAVRKIRQVLKDNPERPRFIQTVTGKGYRFVAPVSEAPAEPQIPATEPETPVEVPWTGVSARRPWGIPLGIIVALAVALSGWLIWSHYRASPKAAGGRLMLAVLPFENLTGDAGQEYFSDGLTEEMITQLGRLDPQRLAVIARTSVMTYKHSPQQLDRIARDLNVQYVLEGSVRRDSGRVRITAQLIRASDQTHLWAHEYDRELKDLLLLQGEIAQEVAEGIQLTFADDHKPAAAARPSALSPASYEAYDLYLKGRYFWNKRTPQGFQQAVQCFEQAIAKDPKYARAYAGLADTYALMSSYYLAPPNEAMPKAQTAALKALQIDEGLAEAHTSLALIAEMYDWDWQTGEKEYRRAIQLNPNYATAHHWYAEFLAFQGRFDEALAESERARHLDPLSVIIAADRGAILYFARQYDKAIEQFRAVLDMEPNFPRAHFILGAYVEKGRFADALAHIESWRRAESAPTPWPWAKEVCVYSRSGQPAKARQALAKLEQWKREGRLDLAPTFAEAYICMNNQDEALARLQKAYEEHSSTLTSLKVDPIYDPLRSDPRFQELLRRVGLGQ; from the coding sequence ATGTCGTCCGGTCCGGTACGAATCCTGGAAACAGTCAGGTTCGGCGAGGATTTTGAGCTCGACCAGCGCGCCTACGAGCTGCGCCGCAGCGGTCGTGTGCTCAAGCTGGAGCGCATCCCGACGGAACTTCTGCTGCTCCTAGTCGAGCAACGGGACAGCATCGTCACCCGCGAGCAGATTGTGGAACGGATTTGGGGCGCCGGCGTCTTCCTCGACACCGATAACAGCATCAACGGCGCCGTTCGCAAAATCCGGCAGGTCCTGAAGGACAATCCCGAGCGGCCGCGGTTCATACAGACCGTGACTGGGAAGGGATACCGTTTCGTCGCGCCGGTAAGCGAAGCCCCAGCCGAGCCACAAATTCCTGCCACCGAGCCAGAAACGCCTGTCGAGGTGCCTTGGACAGGCGTATCGGCGCGCCGGCCCTGGGGGATTCCGCTCGGCATCATTGTTGCCCTGGCGGTTGCGCTCAGTGGGTGGCTGATCTGGTCCCACTACCGGGCCAGCCCGAAAGCGGCGGGCGGACGCTTGATGCTGGCAGTGCTGCCCTTCGAGAACCTCACCGGGGACGCCGGCCAGGAATACTTCAGCGACGGCCTGACCGAGGAGATGATCACCCAACTAGGCCGCCTGGACCCCCAGCGCCTGGCTGTCATCGCGCGCACCTCGGTGATGACGTACAAACACAGCCCGCAGCAACTGGACCGGATTGCCCGCGACCTGAACGTGCAATATGTGTTGGAGGGAAGCGTGCGGCGCGATTCAGGACGAGTGCGCATCACCGCCCAGCTCATTCGGGCCAGCGACCAGACCCATCTCTGGGCGCACGAGTACGACCGCGAATTGAAGGATTTGTTGCTCCTGCAAGGCGAAATCGCGCAGGAAGTCGCGGAAGGAATCCAGCTGACCTTTGCAGACGATCACAAGCCAGCCGCCGCCGCGCGCCCGTCCGCGCTCTCTCCAGCGTCGTACGAGGCCTACGACCTCTACCTGAAAGGGCGCTACTTTTGGAACAAGAGGACCCCGCAAGGGTTCCAGCAGGCCGTCCAATGCTTTGAGCAGGCCATCGCCAAAGATCCCAAATACGCCCGCGCCTATGCCGGGCTGGCCGATACCTATGCGCTGATGAGCAGCTACTATCTTGCGCCGCCGAATGAAGCAATGCCCAAAGCGCAGACGGCAGCCCTGAAAGCTCTGCAAATTGACGAAGGCTTGGCCGAGGCCCACACCTCGCTGGCGCTAATCGCCGAAATGTACGATTGGGATTGGCAAACCGGCGAGAAAGAATATCGCCGAGCGATCCAGTTGAATCCCAACTACGCCACCGCCCACCACTGGTATGCCGAATTCCTGGCTTTCCAGGGGCGCTTCGACGAGGCCCTGGCCGAGAGCGAGCGCGCGCGCCACCTGGATCCGTTATCCGTGATTATTGCCGCCGATCGAGGCGCAATTCTCTATTTCGCGCGGCAGTATGACAAGGCGATCGAGCAATTTCGTGCCGTGCTCGACATGGAACCGAACTTTCCGCGGGCTCACTTTATTCTCGGCGCGTACGTCGAAAAAGGCCGGTTCGCCGACGCGCTCGCCCATATCGAAAGCTGGCGCCGCGCTGAAAGCGCACCTACACCATGGCCTTGGGCGAAGGAGGTCTGCGTCTATAGTCGCTCGGGCCAGCCAGCGAAGGCACGACAAGCGTTGGCGAAATTGGAACAGTGGAAGCGCGAGGGCCGTTTGGATTTAGCCCCGACTTTCGCAGAGGCGTACATCTGCATGAACAACCAAGACGAAGCGCTGGCCAGGCTACAAAAAGCCTACGAGGAACATTCCAGCACGCTCACCAGCCTGAAGGTGGACCCGATCTACGATCCGCTGCGCAGCGATCCCCGCTTCCAGGAGTTATTGCGCCGCGTTGGGTTGGGCCAGTAA
- a CDS encoding BlaI/MecI/CopY family transcriptional regulator: MISMKLGPRERQILDILYRFGEAGVAQVREQIPNPPTYSAVRGMLALLERKGLVRHRQDKLRYVYAPTTPRNKAALSALRYMVATFFGGSTKDAMAALLDISDAKLTQNDLDRLRNMVRQAREQGR, from the coding sequence ATGATATCTATGAAACTCGGACCACGCGAAAGGCAGATTCTCGACATCCTCTACCGTTTCGGTGAGGCCGGCGTGGCGCAGGTGCGCGAACAGATACCGAATCCGCCGACGTATTCTGCGGTTCGCGGCATGCTCGCACTGCTGGAACGCAAAGGACTGGTACGCCATCGGCAGGACAAGCTGCGTTACGTCTACGCCCCCACAACTCCACGCAACAAGGCGGCGCTCTCCGCGCTGCGCTACATGGTCGCCACGTTCTTTGGCGGGTCCACGAAGGATGCCATGGCGGCGCTGCTGGACATTTCCGATGCAAAACTGACCCAGAACGATCTGGATCGGCTGCGCAACATGGTGCGTCAGGCACGGGAGCAGGGGAGGTGA
- a CDS encoding energy transducer TonB — MAHENLIPSENQVRGQEIPELNLLLPSDQFDLSLWQSLRRQIHDWRHPEKLPPLHLTSKPVPVHEIWGAYNYKKRGAVGSTLLHVLVIGGIIGVSLAGARVVKEAKHETVTLVAPDISQYMPLSSKKNDTIGGGGGGGDRDKLPAPKGKLPKFAMEQFTPPAMVIRNDHPKLPMEPTVVVPPQVKMAQLAMPNFGDPKSAYPNGPPSNGTGSGGGIGSGSGGGVGSGEGPGVGPGRGGGIGGGLFRVGGGVSAPRALSTPDPEYSEEARKAKYQGTVVLWLIVDQYGRPQNLKVARSLGLGLDQKAIEAVRQWKFEPAMKDGRPVAVQINVEVNFRLY; from the coding sequence ATGGCACATGAGAATTTGATTCCATCGGAGAACCAGGTTCGGGGGCAGGAAATACCCGAGTTGAACCTGCTGCTTCCCAGCGATCAATTCGACCTCTCGCTGTGGCAGTCGCTGCGGCGGCAAATCCACGACTGGCGCCATCCCGAGAAGCTTCCGCCCCTGCACCTGACATCCAAGCCTGTCCCGGTGCACGAGATCTGGGGTGCGTACAACTACAAGAAGCGCGGCGCGGTGGGCTCGACCCTGCTGCACGTGCTGGTGATTGGCGGGATCATTGGTGTCTCGCTGGCCGGCGCCCGGGTAGTGAAGGAAGCGAAGCACGAAACGGTGACCCTGGTTGCTCCCGACATTTCGCAGTACATGCCGCTGTCTTCGAAAAAGAACGACACCATCGGCGGTGGCGGTGGCGGCGGTGATCGCGACAAGCTGCCCGCTCCCAAGGGAAAGTTGCCCAAGTTCGCGATGGAGCAGTTCACGCCCCCGGCGATGGTCATCCGCAACGACCATCCCAAGCTCCCGATGGAACCCACGGTGGTGGTGCCTCCGCAAGTGAAGATGGCGCAGTTGGCGATGCCCAATTTCGGCGATCCCAAGTCGGCATATCCGAACGGTCCACCCTCCAACGGCACCGGGTCGGGCGGCGGCATCGGTTCAGGCTCCGGCGGCGGCGTCGGCTCCGGTGAAGGACCGGGTGTCGGCCCCGGCCGCGGTGGAGGCATTGGCGGCGGCTTGTTCAGGGTCGGCGGCGGCGTATCCGCTCCGCGCGCCCTCTCCACGCCCGATCCCGAGTACTCGGAAGAAGCCCGCAAGGCCAAGTACCAGGGCACGGTGGTGCTGTGGCTGATTGTGGACCAGTACGGTCGTCCGCAGAACCTGAAGGTCGCTCGCTCGCTCGGCTTGGGGCTGGACCAGAAAGCGATTGAGGCGGTGCGGCAATGGAAGTTCGAGCCGGCGATGAAGGACGGGCGCCCGGTGGCGGTGCAGATCAACGTCGAGGTAAACTTCAGGCTTTACTAG
- a CDS encoding ankyrin repeat domain-containing protein: protein MPAWLIALGGPGGVVLALIKSSLIIAVAAAVTYTLRKHSSAALHLVWAVAMLLTVVSVAGPLLPWQYKLRTPQFVSTDSWRQAAGPIPARAAPPAAFSGNLPARPLHVPSPRNFNWAPLFSGAWLLGAGLLLFRMLMARIQLARISTRGHLVPGSLLQTFNRLVAERGIALPITLLVSERSDVPLTWGILHARIVLPASAIEWNQARIEHVLLHEITHVQRFDTASQMLAGLACALCWYNPLVWLATRRMRVEREIACDDAVIAAGARASDYASDLLSLAVDVRFGSLHRAAVGMAGCPRFERRLRSILEPRPRHRLSRLTLTALLAAAVAVVPLAAVQIQDATAALRHKVWPTTPKGMAFLQLMWQGNVEKAVDELRGDPSLVNVRGREGQTPLMIALATRSRRGPELATLLIAAGADVNAQDSGMGSTPLSHAIRYPEMVALLLGRGADPNVTDIYRRTALDEAAFAAARVPQLRATADLLLQHGARLNFFDALQLGKTEAVRKFLAEDPSLAASSTRRFWPVGGASDQDPLQLAVACMGFDHDRYAPVVQLLASYIPHPTFVQAVMLGRRDLMTDYLASDPALVNTTDKHELRPLNWAVRADDKQTAGFLMSRGANPDAPVLTDAIVVGDVSMVKLLLAHGADPHANQRLGQVRLTMYQRAKALGRNEIAELLK from the coding sequence ATGCCGGCATGGCTGATCGCGCTTGGTGGTCCCGGCGGAGTGGTGCTCGCCTTGATCAAATCCTCGCTGATCATCGCGGTGGCCGCCGCAGTGACGTACACGCTGCGTAAGCATTCGAGCGCTGCGCTTCACCTGGTGTGGGCCGTTGCCATGCTGCTCACAGTTGTTAGTGTGGCCGGTCCTTTATTGCCCTGGCAGTACAAACTGCGAACCCCGCAATTCGTTTCCACCGATTCCTGGAGGCAAGCCGCGGGTCCGATACCGGCAAGAGCGGCGCCGCCGGCTGCGTTCAGCGGGAACTTGCCGGCTCGACCGCTCCACGTGCCTTCGCCGCGAAATTTCAACTGGGCGCCGCTTTTCTCGGGTGCGTGGTTGCTGGGTGCAGGGCTTCTGCTGTTTCGAATGCTGATGGCGCGCATACAACTCGCGCGCATCTCGACGCGCGGGCATCTTGTTCCCGGCTCCTTGTTGCAGACGTTCAACCGTCTCGTGGCGGAGCGTGGCATTGCCTTGCCCATCACCCTCTTGGTAAGTGAGCGGTCAGATGTCCCGCTTACCTGGGGAATCCTGCATGCGCGCATCGTACTACCCGCGTCGGCGATCGAGTGGAACCAGGCGCGGATCGAGCACGTGCTCCTGCACGAGATAACCCACGTCCAGCGATTCGACACTGCCTCACAGATGCTGGCCGGATTGGCATGCGCCCTTTGCTGGTATAACCCCCTCGTCTGGCTGGCCACCAGGCGAATGCGCGTCGAGCGTGAAATTGCCTGCGATGACGCCGTCATTGCCGCCGGAGCGCGCGCATCGGACTATGCGTCTGACCTGCTATCGCTCGCCGTGGACGTGCGCTTTGGCAGCTTGCACCGCGCCGCCGTTGGCATGGCCGGCTGCCCGCGCTTCGAGCGGCGCCTGCGCTCGATCCTGGAACCCAGACCGCGCCACCGGCTCTCGCGGCTTACTTTAACCGCCTTGTTGGCCGCCGCCGTGGCCGTTGTCCCGCTCGCCGCCGTGCAGATACAGGACGCAACTGCGGCGTTGCGCCACAAGGTCTGGCCGACGACCCCCAAGGGGATGGCTTTTCTCCAACTGATGTGGCAAGGGAACGTCGAGAAAGCGGTGGACGAGCTGCGCGGCGATCCTTCACTCGTGAATGTGCGCGGCCGCGAAGGCCAGACGCCCCTCATGATCGCGCTCGCAACCCGCTCCCGTCGCGGCCCCGAGTTGGCGACGTTGCTGATCGCCGCTGGCGCTGATGTGAATGCGCAGGACAGCGGCATGGGCAGTACGCCGCTGAGCCACGCGATTCGCTACCCCGAAATGGTCGCGCTACTGCTTGGCCGCGGCGCGGATCCCAACGTGACCGACATTTACCGTCGCACTGCCCTGGACGAGGCAGCCTTTGCGGCTGCACGCGTTCCCCAATTGAGAGCTACCGCCGACCTGTTACTGCAGCACGGCGCCCGATTGAATTTCTTCGACGCGCTGCAGCTCGGCAAGACGGAAGCGGTGCGAAAGTTCCTGGCAGAAGACCCGTCCCTTGCGGCTTCGAGCACGCGCCGGTTCTGGCCGGTCGGAGGCGCGAGCGACCAAGATCCCCTACAACTGGCCGTCGCATGCATGGGATTCGATCACGACCGCTACGCCCCCGTGGTCCAGTTGCTCGCGTCCTATATCCCGCATCCGACCTTCGTTCAGGCCGTCATGCTTGGACGGCGAGACCTTATGACGGACTATCTGGCGAGTGATCCGGCGCTGGTGAACACGACCGATAAACATGAATTGAGGCCTCTGAACTGGGCCGTCCGTGCCGACGACAAACAGACCGCTGGGTTTCTCATGAGCCGGGGCGCCAACCCCGACGCACCAGTCTTGACCGACGCCATCGTTGTCGGCGACGTGAGCATGGTGAAGCTACTGCTCGCCCACGGCGCGGATCCCCACGCTAATCAACGCTTAGGTCAGGTGAGGTTGACTATGTATCAGCGAGCGAAGGCGCTCGGCCGCAACGAAATTGCCGAGTTGCTCAAATGA
- a CDS encoding FG-GAP repeat protein has product MKRPHETAHVSISIKTKWPTGLKQVLVVLGAVLALAGLCSAGLAAQSLPSAPAKTCSQAAPVAGQDRACKDLSSLPVAAQRTISRALGGDDARYRMVPAAGGTHAENPQHALTVDFTPQGVAVHSGTARWGMALLGYGYGEALRPVPVSAPKANANLVEYRRGALTEWYVNGPFGVEQGFTLAERPGKANGSPLTLALALSGNMASTVDSGRKALALAGEGGAALHYAGLAAYDAVGRELRAWLELHGDRLLLRVDDAGAQYPVVVDPFVQQAKLTASDGAVGDQFGGSVAISGDGDTVVAGAPGVSSGQGAAYVFVKLGTAWAQNAKLTASDGVAGDHFGYSVAVSGNGDTVVAGAPYANISLKPFQGAVYVFAKPSGGWADTSTFDVKLTPSDDAFASGLGFSVAISGDTLVAGAPGDSSGQGAVYVFAKPSGGWATTSTFVAKLTASDGAAGDDLGDSVAISGDTLVAGALNATVDADALIHQGAAYVFVKPGTGWATPSSFGAKLTAYDGADGDDFGISVAISGDGDTVVAGAPFAKVVGSSASQGAAYVFVNSGTVWAQNATLTSNGEDGDQFGGSVAISGDGDTVVAGAPNATVDLNASIHQGAAYVFVKPVSIYPNTSTFDVKLTASDDAPEIRLGLSVAISGATLATDTVVAGAPNNALIHQGAAYVFSNLNNSAPTFTFDLSTLLAKTFGNPPFPVASYASTNSTGTISFVLGTGSVGCAVTLGGQVTITGAAVGGNFCVIAASLAADATYAAAGPLSQSFHIALATPTISISNLPSNAMFGGSFTPAYANTGDGATSVTSSTTTTCTVALDGSVKFIHVGTCTLTAHAAADANYNAATGALQSFKIAGATPTISINNLPSNATFGGSFTATYAYAGNGITFATSGTLSPCLAIGSRVFFVGTGTCTLTAHATATANYAAATGSPQQFTIAKATTKISIKNIPGNAENGRRFTPLYNYIGDGTPSVTSSTLGACTVSRTVVNFIHTGTCTLTAAATAGTNYAAVTGNPQSFTIKK; this is encoded by the coding sequence GTGAAACGCCCGCACGAAACAGCTCACGTTTCCATCTCAATCAAAACCAAGTGGCCTACGGGCCTCAAGCAAGTCTTAGTTGTGCTAGGTGCTGTGTTGGCCTTGGCCGGACTATGTTCGGCCGGGCTTGCCGCGCAGAGTCTGCCGTCTGCTCCGGCGAAAACTTGTTCGCAGGCCGCGCCCGTCGCAGGACAAGACCGCGCGTGCAAAGACCTCTCGAGCCTGCCGGTGGCCGCTCAGCGGACTATTTCCCGTGCTTTGGGTGGGGACGATGCGCGCTACCGCATGGTGCCGGCCGCAGGCGGAACCCATGCGGAAAATCCGCAGCACGCGCTGACGGTGGATTTCACACCGCAGGGCGTCGCGGTGCATAGCGGAACGGCACGTTGGGGGATGGCACTGCTAGGCTATGGCTACGGTGAGGCGCTTCGTCCGGTGCCTGTTTCGGCTCCGAAGGCGAACGCGAACCTTGTAGAGTACAGGCGTGGGGCGCTGACAGAGTGGTACGTGAATGGTCCATTCGGTGTTGAGCAGGGTTTTACGCTGGCAGAACGGCCGGGGAAGGCCAACGGCTCACCGTTGACGCTTGCGCTCGCGTTGAGCGGAAACATGGCGTCCACGGTAGATTCTGGTCGGAAGGCTTTGGCGCTTGCGGGAGAGGGGGGAGCCGCGCTGCATTACGCGGGATTGGCAGCTTATGATGCGGTGGGCCGCGAGCTTCGGGCTTGGCTCGAATTGCACGGCGACCGGTTGTTGCTGCGGGTGGACGATGCCGGCGCTCAGTACCCGGTCGTCGTAGACCCGTTCGTTCAGCAGGCCAAGCTGACGGCCTCGGACGGCGCGGTCGGCGACCAGTTCGGCGGCTCGGTGGCCATCAGCGGCGACGGCGACACGGTGGTGGCCGGAGCGCCTGGAGTCAGCTCTGGTCAAGGTGCGGCGTATGTGTTTGTCAAGTTGGGGACGGCCTGGGCGCAGAATGCCAAGCTGACGGCCTCCGACGGCGTGGCTGGCGACCACTTCGGCTACTCGGTGGCCGTCAGCGGCAACGGCGACACGGTGGTGGCCGGAGCGCCTTATGCCAACATTAGCCTCAAACCTTTTCAAGGGGCGGTGTATGTGTTCGCCAAGCCATCAGGCGGGTGGGCGGACACATCGACTTTCGATGTCAAGCTGACGCCCTCGGATGATGCCTTCGCCAGCGGGCTTGGCTTCTCGGTGGCCATCAGCGGCGACACGCTGGTGGCCGGGGCACCTGGAGACAGCTCTGGTCAAGGGGCGGTGTATGTGTTCGCCAAGCCATCAGGCGGGTGGGCGACAACTTCGACTTTCGTCGCCAAACTGACGGCCTCGGACGGCGCGGCCGGCGACGACCTCGGCGACTCGGTGGCCATCAGCGGCGACACGCTGGTGGCCGGGGCACTTAATGCCACGGTCGACGCCGACGCTTTAATACATCAGGGGGCGGCGTATGTGTTTGTCAAGCCGGGGACGGGCTGGGCGACCCCATCGAGCTTTGGTGCCAAGCTGACGGCCTACGACGGCGCGGACGGCGACGATTTCGGCATCTCGGTGGCCATCAGCGGCGACGGCGACACGGTGGTGGCCGGAGCGCCTTTTGCCAAGGTCGTCGGCTCCAGCGCTTCTCAAGGGGCGGCGTATGTGTTTGTCAACTCGGGGACGGTCTGGGCGCAGAATGCCACGCTGACCTCCAACGGGGAGGACGGCGACCAGTTCGGCGGCTCGGTGGCCATCAGCGGCGACGGCGACACGGTGGTGGCCGGGGCACCTAATGCCACGGTCGACCTCAACGCTTCAATACATCAAGGGGCGGCGTATGTGTTTGTTAAGCCGGTGTCGATCTACCCGAACACATCGACTTTCGATGTCAAGCTGACGGCCTCGGATGATGCCCCCGAAATCCGGCTTGGCCTCTCGGTGGCCATCAGCGGTGCCACGCTGGCGACCGACACGGTGGTGGCCGGGGCACCTAACAACGCTTTAATACATCAAGGGGCGGCGTATGTGTTTTCTAATTTGAACAACTCGGCGCCGACATTCACGTTCGACCTGTCGACCCTGCTGGCGAAGACGTTTGGCAATCCGCCATTCCCCGTTGCCAGCTACGCGAGCACAAACAGCACCGGGACAATCTCGTTTGTGCTGGGGACCGGGAGCGTCGGTTGCGCGGTCACTTTGGGCGGCCAGGTAACAATCACCGGCGCGGCGGTGGGCGGTAATTTCTGCGTCATCGCGGCATCGCTGGCCGCTGACGCCACCTACGCGGCGGCGGGTCCGCTCTCGCAATCGTTCCATATCGCCCTGGCGACGCCGACAATCAGCATCAGCAACCTTCCGAGCAACGCGATGTTCGGCGGGAGCTTTACGCCGGCATATGCAAACACTGGCGACGGCGCTACTTCCGTGACATCCAGCACAACCACCACCTGCACCGTCGCGTTGGACGGTTCGGTCAAGTTCATACATGTTGGTACGTGTACGCTGACGGCGCATGCCGCGGCGGATGCGAACTACAACGCTGCAACCGGCGCCCTCCAGTCGTTCAAAATTGCCGGAGCGACGCCGACGATAAGTATCAACAACCTTCCGAGCAACGCTACGTTCGGCGGGAGCTTTACGGCTACATATGCATACGCCGGTAATGGAATCACGTTTGCGACATCGGGCACGCTGAGCCCTTGCCTGGCGATCGGCAGCAGAGTCTTCTTCGTGGGCACCGGCACCTGTACGCTGACGGCACACGCCACGGCGACAGCAAACTATGCGGCCGCGACCGGCAGCCCCCAGCAGTTCACGATTGCCAAAGCAACCACGAAGATCAGCATCAAGAACATTCCAGGGAATGCAGAGAACGGTCGGAGGTTTACGCCGCTGTATAACTACATTGGTGACGGGACTCCCTCGGTGACATCGAGCACGCTCGGCGCCTGCACGGTGTCCAGAACTGTCGTCAACTTTATACATACCGGCACGTGCACACTAACGGCAGCGGCCACCGCAGGCACCAACTATGCGGCCGTGACCGGCAACCCTCAATCGTTCACGATCAAGAAGTAA